From the Lathyrus oleraceus cultivar Zhongwan6 chromosome 4, CAAS_Psat_ZW6_1.0, whole genome shotgun sequence genome, one window contains:
- the LOC127074502 gene encoding BTB/POZ domain-containing protein At5g66560: MSSSEKPSSKGQAWFCTTGLPSDIVVEVDDMTFHLHKFPLMSKSRKLHDLITQQEAEAITHSTLPREEEDEDEIVEEQCHVAFTEFPGGSEAFEMAAKFCYGVKMELSPSNVASLRCAGEFLDMTEDYSEDNLISKTEKYISQHVLKSLGNSIKTLKSCERLFPMSDDLGITERCIDSVISRASSADPALFGWPVSEAIASASKQILWNGIDDAGRRNGAGESWFEDLALLRLPLFKRLILAMRDAELNPEIIETCVMYYAKKYIPGVSRSSRKPLSSSSSVLSETEQKEILETVVSNLPHEKNLNSSTATRFLFGLLRTANILNASEACRNSLEKKIGLQLEEATLDDLLVPSYSYLNETLYDVDCVERILSHFLNDFEARNVAVETVAEVIEGGETAARTPAMMLVGKLIDGYLSEIASDANLKPERFYKFAISLPDQARLFDDGLYRAVDVYLKAHPWLSESDREKICGLLDCQKLTLEACTHAAQNERLPLRAVVQVLFFEQLQLRHAIAETLIAAETGTEIGRHSAALGREEEDGGEPLRLGFESEDVQEENSTWRVTVRENQVLRFDMDSMRTRVHQLERECSSMKRVIEKIEKPATHGGGWRASLGKKLGCKFKTQVCDSHQSAVVDTRKGRQRNSQQQQPSHHE; the protein is encoded by the exons ATGTCATCATCTGAAAAACCAAGCTCCAAAGGACAGGCATGGTTCTGCACAACTGGATTACCAAGTGACATTGTGGTTGAAGTGGATGACATGACCTTTCATCTCCACAAG TTTCCTCTGATGTCAAAGAGTAGAAAGCTTCATGACCTGATAACCCAGCAAGAAGCTGAAGCAATAACGCATTCTACCCTCCCACGggaggaagaagatgaagatgaaatcGTGGAAGAACAGTGTCATGTAGCGTTTACTGAGTTCCCTGGCGGCTCTGAGGCGTTTGAGATGGCGGCTAAATTCTGTTACGGTGTTAAAATGGAACTGTCACCGTCCAATGTAGCTTCACTCCGTTGCGCCGGTGAGTTTCTTGATATGACAGAAGATTACTCGGAGGATAATCTCATCTCCAAAACAGAGAAGTACATCTCACAGCATGTGCTCAAAAGCCTTGGCAATTCAATCAAAACCCTAAAATCCTGCGAGCGGTTGTTTCCTATGTCGGACGATTTGGGAATCACGGAGAGGTGCATCGATTCGGTTATCTCCAGAGCTTCATCGGCGGATCCTGCGTTGTTTGGTTGGCCTGTGAGTGAAGCCATTGCGTCTGCATCTAAACAGATACTTTGGAATGGAATTGATGATGCGGGAAGAAGAAACGGTGCCGGAGAGTCTTGGTTTGAAGATCTGGCGCTTCTACGTTTACCTCTGTTCAAGCGATTGATTCTCGCGATGAGAGATGCAGAGCTTAACCCTGAGATTATTGAGACCTGCGTAATGTATTACGCCAAGAAGTACATTCCCGGTGTTTCGAGATCAAGTCGGAAGCCATTATCATCGTCCTCGTCGGTTTTATCAGAGACGGAGCAGAAAGAGATTCTGGAAACAGTTGTTTCGAATCTTCCACACGAGAAGAATTTGAATTCATCGACGGCGACGAGGTTTCTATTCGGATTGCTGCGAACGGCGAACATACTTAACGCTTCCGAAGCATGTAGAAACTCTTTAGAGAAGAAGATAGGGTTACAGCTTGAAGAAGCCACACTCGATGATCTTCTCGTACCGAGTTATTCGTATCTGAACGAAACGCTTTACGATGTTGATTGCGTAGAGAGGATTTTATCTCATTTTCTGAATGACTTCGAAGCAAGAAACGTCGCCGTTGAAACAGTCGCAGAGGTAATCGAAGGAGGTGAAACCGCCGCGAGAACTCCGGCGATGATGCTCGTCGGGAAACTCATAGACGGATATCTCTCTGAAATAGCTTCAGACGCGAATCTCAAGCCGGAGAGATTCTACAAGTTCGCAATCTCTCTTCCAGATCAGGCAAGACTCTTCGACGATGGTCTCTACCGTGCCGTTGATGTGTATCTCAAG GCACATCCATGGCTTTCGGAATCGGATAGGGAGAAGATTTGCGGATTACTAGACTGTCAAAAGCTAACGCTAGAAGCATGCACACACGCGGCTCAAAACGAGAGACTTCCATTGCGCGCGGTGGTTCAAGTACTTTTTTTCGAGCAGTTACAGCTTCGTCACGCCATCGCCGAGACGCTGATAGCGGCGGAGACAGGTACTGAGATAGGGCGTCACTCGGCTGCGCTGGGACGTGAAGAGGAAGACGGAGGAGAACCATTACGGTTAGGGTTTGAGTCAGAGGACGTGCAGGAAGAGAACAGCACGTGGCGTGTGACGGTGAGGGAGAATCAGGTGTTGCGCTTCGATATGGATAGCATGAGGACGCGGGTGCATCAGCTGGAACGTGAGTGTTCCTCGATGAAGAGAGTGATTGAGAAGATTGAAAAGCCTGCCACACACGGCGGTGGATGGAGGGCGTCGCTGGGGAAGAAACTCGGTTGCAAGTTTAAAACTCAGGTTTGTGACTCGCATCAGTCAGCGGTTGTTGATACGCGCAAGGGACGCCAACGCAACTCGCAGCAGCAGCAACCGTCTCATCATGAATAG